In the Triticum aestivum cultivar Chinese Spring chromosome 2B, IWGSC CS RefSeq v2.1, whole genome shotgun sequence genome, TCACCACGTCTCAACAAGGGGCTCAATCAATGCAAGTCTCGACTCATTCTACGTGTACCACGTGCATGATAGCAACGAGCACTGTTTGTCGAGAGGCAATCTAACCGGCCacgtctcgcacgggggctcgatctatcggcttcagtaagcagcgagaagggatcgatcgggttcagttagcagtgaAGGAATCGCTTGGGTACAGTTAGCAACAAAGGGATTGACCGATTCAGTACGTAGTGCCATGGATTGCTTGTGTTTAGTACGTAGTGCGAGGGTgagatcgatcgctcgagttcagtaagcgaacgcctcgatCGATCGAGTTTAGTTAGCGAACATGGCTCGCACACATGCATGCGTGCGAGTGAAACGCGCAAACGACTTCATCGCTCgggcccgaccacccaccatataccgggaactccccgaaaattTCCTCACCCTCACTTTTACCATGATTTTTACGTTacggacgacccaaagaatgtcaggcAGGTGCATCTCTGGCCCAtctaggacgaaaatcccatttccTGTCATAATTTCtgccatagaagtaggagcgcaccacatctatgatgatacgtgtttttgtcacaattatcattatAGAAGTGtcacatccatgacagaaaaagttTTCATTCAGGCCATAATGTCATGGAAGTGTCTCCTTTTGTAGTGCTAGTCATGTTCCCGACTTAAAATCAACCAAATCACAAAAAATAATTATATTACAGGAAGTGCAACTTAGTTGTGTTCTCTACTGGGCTGAAGCCAGTCAAGTCACAACCAACACATATCAAATTACATGGAATAATCATATTTTACGAAGTCTAAACTATTGTTTGGAACGCCAAACCATTCCAATTGCAGGAACACCAAAAGAAGGGGTCAATTTTATTCACCTTGCTTGGGATGATGAACCCCTTCTCCCTCACATTAGTGATATGTATCGTATCCTGCACAAGCACAAAAATAACAGCACAGGTAACAAATCTTTAGCTCAAATCCAAACAAAAGATAACAAACCATGGGGATCTAGAAAGAAAGAGGAGGGGTTCAGCAGTGCGGCCAGCTCACTTGTCCTTGACCCAGGAGCAAAGCTCCATGAACCCGAGGTTGGCATCGACGTGACACACATACCCCTGAGTACCCTTTTGAGGTAACCCAATGGTGTGTTCCTGGTGAGGTACATCATAAACAGAGGGAGAAAAAGTCAAACACCGAACAAATTTTGCATGGCTGGCCGACCATCTCCAAACATGGGACAATAAGGAGCCAATGTGATGGGGCGCTCACCTTGGTGACATTGTTGGCACTTGGCAATCATCGGTGATAATGCCTCCCGCCCTCCTCCATCCCACTGTAgacaagcttcacaaaaaaaatcaAGAATTTTCTTTAACCTATGGAGCATGGACAGATCAAAATCGAGATCGAGCAGCTGCTCAGGTCAATCCAAGAGAAAGAGTAGAGGCCGCGCGAGCAGCAAGAAAGAGAACAACAAATGACATAACGAATATATGGGGATAAAGATAAATGTACCACGACAAGGACATGAGCGTAATAtgtaatgagttcacaacagtgaAGAGCGTGAAGGCGAAACCAAGGAAGAAAAAAGGCTCACCCACCATCGCCTCATCTCCTAGAGCCGCCATTAGTCCCCATCCACCGGCTTAGGTGAATATAAACCTCTGGCATATGATGCCCAAGAGGACGGGGATTATCTACTCCTTTCCACCGGGTTGACGAGGAGTAAGATCCGATAGGTCGGACGCCACCATGAAAGGAGAACCATTTGCTTCCTCTTGCTCGCGTCCCAAGATGTCGCCTCCTTATCACCTCCCAAGCTGTCACATCCTCCTCGTCTAGAACATGTGATCAAGCCATGCTAGGCagtggaggaggtggtggaggcatagGAGAAGAGACGGCGAGAGGGAGGGGGAAGTGGAGGCGGCGACACGGGGAAGAGGAGAGGGATGGAAagagacgagggagagagaggagataTTTTCACAGGAGAGGGGATGACGAGGGATATATTTTCATCATGATTGCCTTCTTGGTCGCTAATCCATCCGCATCGAAAGGAGGCAAAACTCACCTCATTCCCTCGAGGCAATTGGTAATGAGGCCCAATTGTCATGTACAGAAAAGTGAAATACGGATGTAAACCGGAGGGATGACTGAGCCTTTGACAACGCCGTAAAAAGTATGAACGCCGGTAGATCGTGCGACCCAGAAGGAACGGCCGACGAAGATCGCTCAGAATGGCGGGTAGGCTAGCGCCTTTTATATAGGAGAAATTACTCATGatctcaaaaaataaaataaaaactggtGCCAAGAAACCACcgtggtgggccggcccacagcTCGAAGGCCTGGCCTCGCTTACCATCCGCGCTCCGGGCCGTATCTGGTCACAAGTCAAAACCAGTTACTTACCCTTTTTGTCTCACACTGACATCTCGCTCCGTGTCCTGTTGCGAGGCCCCGCCGCATCTGGCCCCGCAAAACCTATCTCGACCGCCTTCCTCCCCGATCTCGCCCCTCCTCGCCTGGCGACCAGATCCGCTTCTCCGATATCCAGATCTTCGGAGCACGGCCCGCTCGCCCCGGCCAAGGTGAGCCGTCGCCGCCGGCCCCCGGCCGCCACACGACGCCGCGCTCTAATAACGCACGCTGACTCCGTGGTTTTTTCTTTCCGTCGCAGTCGTGAGTTGAGTAagggaggcagcagcagcagccatggcggcggcggaggagaacaGCTCGCTCTTCCTGATATTCATCCTGACCATGATCGCGCTGCCCCTGGTGCCGTACACGATCACGCGGCTGTGCCACGCGGCgacgaagaaggccaagaccaTCCACTGCCGCTGCTCCGGGTGCCACCGCTCCGGAAAGTACCGGAAGTCGATCTACAAGAAGGTGGGCGGGTTGCGGCTGTTTGTTCTGCGTGAGGCTAGCAGTAGAATTCTAGTGCGTGCTAACTCCTCTATGATCGTGTTCTGATTCTTGTCGTGCAGATATCCAACTTCTCGACGTGGAGCAACCTTACCATTTTGCTTCTCTGGATCGTTGTGATCTTCCTGATTTACTACATCAAACTCAGCAGCCGCGAGGTATGGTAACTTTTGCCTGGTatatgttgtcaatttttcttttgTTCAAGCAGTTAACTCAAATTCTTCTCTGCTGTGAACTAGTAGATACGGAAGGATTTAATACTTACTCATGTGACCTTTTCTCTGCTCCTTCACCTAGAATAGTCTTGATTGGTAGATGACTATACTGAAATAAACTGATAACCAAAAGTACAACTCAGTTGACGTTCAGCTTTATCCTACCAGAGCAGTCACcacaatgttcatgttttgtcagtTCCTTGATGCAGCAAAGTCACCGTTTTCTTTTTAGTAGCAGCATGCCCAGCAAGTTTGTTGGGATATACTAGAAAGGGTAGCATATCTTTGCGCTGATTTAGTTCCCCTTTATTCTTCTGAAGCCTCACTAATGTTTCACTCTCCTGAACATTGTCAAACAATCACATATGCAGAAACCTTGTTGCGAAGTTCGGTATTTTTAGATTTCAGGACTTAGTTTGTTTTTGTATCCAAGCATAGGCAGGTTTATTTCCTAGAAGCATTTTTTGCGAAGTCCCGATTGTTCATCTTTGTCTCAATCGTAATTATGCTAGTTAATTTTGGATACTATGTGCATAAATAATGCTGCACTTGAAGTGTGAAGGATTTTTTCCCTGAAATTTCACCAGGGCAAGATCCCAATaattgattttatatgattttgtttCCTAGGTCCAAGTATTTGAGCCATACAGCATTCTTGGACTTGAACCAGGGGCATCAGAATCTGAAATCAAGAAATCATACAGGAGACTCTCTATTCAGTACCATCCTGATAAAAATCCCGATCCTGGTAAAATGTGTTTCGCACTTCTTTTACAGTTGATTGTTTGATATGTAGAAGTCTAGTTGTGTTAATTTTTTGCTCTTCATTTTCCCCAGAGGCCCATACGTATTTTGTTGAATCTATCTCCAAGGCGTATCAGGCGTTAACTGATCCTATATCTCGTGAAAATTATGAGAAGTATGGTCATCCAGATGGGCGCCAGGTAACATGAACATTAGTTATTTGTAACACTCAGTGGATTAGTGGAAAGCTAATCCCTTCCTATAATATCTGAAGCTAACATGAATATTCTGGTATATATGTGCATTAGGGGTTCCAAATGGGCATCGCTTTGCCCAAGTTCTTGCTGAATATGGATGGTGCATCTGGTGGGATAATGCTTCTAGGAATTGTGGGGCTTTGCATACTCTTCCCCTTGATGATAGCAGTTATTTATTTATCAAGGTCATCAAAGTATACTGGAAATTATGTCATGCATCAAACTCTGTCCACTTATTATTACTTTATGAAGCCATCTCTAGCTCCAAGGTATGAAAATACAAACATCTAATTTTGATATTTGGgcatttgtttttcctttttttttaataTTTGCTGATTGGCTTCATGATATGGCATGTTCATTAGAGAAGATTTAGCAGCTGAAGTGAAAATACTCCTTCCTTTCAAATAACTAGACATGAGACATTGCAATTTTTTTTGTTAAAGTGAAGCACTCCTGTCAATGTCAAATGTGCGGCTAACAGTGCCATAAGCATTGGGACAGTGTCAAAGATCATGCTAAAGTTCACATTATCATTTGTCATCCTAGCTTCAAAATGATCAGAATTTTGATCTGATTCAGTGATCATGATGTTTTTTTACCTGTCTGATTACTAGTTGGGCATAATATGGTTCCAAAACTCATATTGTAACACCACAGTAAATTTATAACTCATTGCCTTTAATTTTGGATGATAAGATTTATATCCGAGAAAACCCTGTTTAAATAAATAATAACGAAACCTACTTTCGCTGATCAATATTAGTAGCCTAAAAGATCTCTTGTTTAAGCAACCTATATAACTAGTGAAGTAAATGCCTGCAAACTTCCTCGTCGGTTTACAATCTTCTATTATGAATTATGGGTTCTTCAATTTTACCACATTTGATCAATGGAACTATTGGTTGCATGTTCCAGCAAAGTCATGGATGTCTTCATCAAGGCTGCAGAGTATATGGAGATGCCAGTACGACGCAGTGATGATGAGCCCCTGCAGAAATTGTTTGTAGCAGTTAGAAGTGAGTTAAATCTAGATTTGAAGAATATTAGAACAGAGCAAGCCAAGTTCTGGAAGCAGCATCCATCACTTGTAAAGGTTGGTCTTTTGTTGGTGCATGCTGTGATACCAAATGATATTTGTGATTTGACAAATCCTTGATGCTTGTATTTTTCAGATGGAACTCTTGATTCAGGCTCATCTTACTCGAGAGTCATTTGCTTTGACACCAGCGCTAGTAAAAGATTACAGGCACATGCTTGAACTTGCGCCTCGTCTTTTGGAAGAACTAGTTAAGGTACAAGATTGGATTTCTCTCTTTGAATTTCTTTCTTTGTTAATTGTTTTTTTTTGAGCATCTGGCAGGAGTTCTGCCTTTAAATATAGAAGAAGAGAATTGGCCGCCTAATAAGGAAAACTGGCCTGAAATCGATGCAACTTAACTTCACACACACAAGCCCTGAGACTGCGCCCAAGCGGGCCGACAACTTTGTAATCCAACCGACCACGTGGCCTGGAGCAGTGCTCCGGCTTACAAACCTCAGCAACACACTCACCATCCTTGAGGGCGCGTCCCAGATGAGCCGACAACTCTACCACCCAAGTGACGAGACTCACACCCTGCAACACAAAGGTGCTCTCTAGAGCTGCCGATCGGGCTTCCACACCTGCCCCGAGGCCGTGCACTAGACAAGCCAATGGCCCCACCACCCAAGTGACCAAAACCGACACCCAGCAACACAAAGGCGCTCCCTGGAGGCCGCTGCTTTGGCTTCCGCAACGGACTTGAGGCCGCACACCTGCCTAGCCAACGACAGAACTGCAGGACAACACAAGCCTTTGGCGCTTGATAGAGGACAAAGCCGGCAAGGCgacacctgggggggggggggtgtgcggcGACGGGTACGACGCCTCTCCGGTTCTTGGCCGGAGAACTCAAGATCCACATGACGAGGGAGGTGAAGGGGCTCCACAACGACACCTTCCAAGGAGGCGAACACCGTCCGAGTCTGCCATCAACATTGATCGGGTTGGTGCCAGGCTTTCACTTGGAGCTCACCATACCCAACGTCATTGCATCAAGCCCCGCCATCCATCAAAGCACGGGTAGCCATGCGTCACAAACAACATGCCGCCACCGACCGTCGTCTCACCACCCTTCATCCACGGCATATAGTCAACCACCAAGCACCACCATGCAAGGCACAAGCTGCATCACTTCCTGCCATGGAGTGTGTGCCAACCCGCAAGAGGCCAGATCTGCACAAAGGACGCCGGATCTGCGCACGCCCTGCCGCCCCAGTTTCCTCACTGGACTACAGGATCCACGCTGAAGCGATCAAAGCCGCCGTCACCCCACGCCCGCGCAGCCACCCGCTGCCATACGCCGTCCAGAGGAGCAGCAACGTCACGTTAATTGTGAACTCGCACCGGCTTGTCTACATTAATTGTGAACTCGCACATGCTGTCTCCTCTCCCCATCTCCCCATACTATGACCTATGAGTAAAAGCTGTTACAAGTTATGACAGACACAAATGCATATCAACTGTCTTTTGTTTATGCTGTGCGATCTTGCTGTGTTTAATTATGGTAGCTTTAGGTCAGTTGATGTGCGTTTCGCGTTGCTACAATTAACTGCTGTACCAATAGCTGATGTTTAGGATGGCTATCATTACTAGTGAGCCATTCGAACTTACACAGAGCATGATTAATAAATTGTGGCAATTTAATCCTAATAATTTATCCATGAAATATCGAAAGGTACTAAAAGTAATACACCATTTATATGACACATGCATGGTATGATTTATGTACATTTAGTTCTCTGTAACTTGGTTTTGATTATATGGTGGTCATAGTTAACACCTTTAATAAACCGTAAGGGTGGGTTTGCCCGTCTGGTTACATTGGCACGATATGACTCCCACGTATGACGTAGGATGATTAATTGACAGATCTTGTTGAAGTTTCAAATGTGGAGCTGTGATGGTTTATATTTTTTTATTGACTAGCTCTGTAGAAAATACGTACTACTGTATTAACTAACACATAAGTGTGGTTCCGTATTTTGTCTCATGGTTGTAGCTGTATATAAACAGGTGCCCCTGCCTCACAGATGTGCATTATGGCAGGGATGTTTAGTGTCTGGTTTATGCAAATAATACTTTCGCTTGATTTTCTGTGTGAGGCAATGTCATGCCTATTAGTATTAATCTTGTGGTGTCGAGACATTTAAGTATGAACCAGTCATTAGTCTTGAGATCGAAATGCATGATGCATCACATGTCTAATTGAGTTTACATTGCTATTTCTTTGTTGCACTCTGTTCTTATAATTCTTTTTCTTCGCTTTTGCTTCAGTGTACCTTTTTTTCTTCTTAGTATTTGATGCCTCATAAATTAATATACTTATTGGTTCGCAGATTGCACTTCTACCGAGGAGTCCCAACGGTTTTGGATGGCTCAGGCCTGCAATTGGTGTAGTTGAGCTGTCTCAAAGTATAATTCAGGTATTTTGAATCTCTCCATGTGCCTCTACTTCAGCTAACTTGTGGTGAATAACTtcatgttctggtgatttgtaTATGTCGATATATATTGTTCCACATTAAACTTTTCTGGCGTAGACTATAATTTGTGTTtatcttagatttttctagattCATCTGGTCTGTTTCACTTCTAAACTTATCTTCTAACCCATCAGTTTAATTGTCCATCCCAACATTTAGATGTTGCAGTACTTGTTATAAGATCTGCCACCATCCATTTAGTGGTTCGTGTCATTAAGTTGATGTTAAAAGGCCGAATCATATGGTTCACTAAATTCGGAATGAATTTTGTCAGTTTGGTATACTTGTTCAGTTTTTCATTTGACCGCAACTTGGGAAGGGTGATTAGATATCTCCAGTTATACTGCAAGTGTTAAGTTGCAGCAAGGCAGTTTATGTTTTGAGCATAGTAGATCCATGCAatgtttttaaggcggtaaggtgatgtgatgtgaggtgctGTAGCACATCTCACCTTTTAAGTGCTTAAAGCGTAAGGCGATGCGACGCCTTATTAGACACATAAATATGTAATATATGGCAGCCGATTAGGAGATTTAACAGCTAGCTGTAATATAGATGCACCACAAGTTGCATAACACGGTAACTGTTAGCAAAGCATAGGCCTCAAATCATCTTGTGTAGATGACAGATCGTCTTTGAACTAAAGCTTCATTCTCCTCGTCTATATATCGTTCCATAGCTTCAAATTTTTTTGTGTTTAAGAAGTTGCACATCTCTTTCCTAATTTGCGCGGATGCCTCGGCACACTTATCCACAACACTGAAACCCTAGAAATGTTCCAGCATGGACTATCTTGCCACACTGTACACAGGAGTAAAATTTTCCTCTCTAAATCTGGCCAGAACGCCTACTTTGGAGCTGGATCATTGGATGTAGCTAACTCACCATGATGTGGTAGTTTACCATGGCAATGTGGACAATGAGACACCTTCTGGTCTTAGGGACACTGCATGTGTTTGTTGCACATTCTGTTTACTTGTCTCAGTCCATTACCATTGCATTCATCTGCATCTGTTGGCAAAATTGGGTTGTAGTTCATCTGTACTTTCACATGTTTTGATCTTAGCTTTTGGCTTCTGTAGTTACATTTTCTTCCATAAGCTTGTTTGTCACCATTGATGGCAATGGAaatagttgaatcaaatttgacttgGATACATATCTTAGGCTGTCCCTCTCAGTGCTCGAAAAGCTGGTGGAGGTAATTCAGAAGGAATAGCACCTTTCTTGCAGCTGCCACATTTTACTGAAGCAACTGTCAAAAAAATTGCCCGCAAGGTATTTCCTTAACCTTAAAGTTTTCGTACGAAAAGCAGAGTGAACTTTTATTTTGGCTAAATCAGTAGCCTGTCCTTCAGAGAAATGCTTTATCCTTCGGAGAGTAACATCTTATTCTATTTTTAACCGCAGAAAATTAGGGCATTCCAAGAACTTTGCGATATGTCGGAGGTGGAACGTGCCACACTGCTGACACAGGTAGCTGGACTTTCAGAAGAAGAAGCTCGGGATGTAGAGCTTGTACTGGAGATGATTCCTACTGTTGAGGTGGATATTAAATGTGAAACTGAAGGAGAAGAgggcatacaagagggtgatgttGTGACAATGTATGCTTGGGTCTCACTTCAGCGTCGCAGCGGGCTAACTGCCGCCCTTCCCCATGCTCCTTTCTATCCGTTCCACAGGGAAGAGAACTTCTGGCTGCTTCTAGCGGACACCGCGTCAAACGAAGTTTGGTTATCCCAGAAAATCAGCTTCATGGACGAGGCTACCGCCATAACTGCAGCGTCAAAAGCTATACAAGATACCCAGGAAGCATTGGGAGCAAGCCCAAAGGAAATAGGAATTGCAGTTAGGGAGGCGGTTGACAGAG is a window encoding:
- the LOC123045211 gene encoding dnaJ protein ERDJ2: MAAAEENSSLFLIFILTMIALPLVPYTITRLCHAATKKAKTIHCRCSGCHRSGKYRKSIYKKISNFSTWSNLTILLLWIVVIFLIYYIKLSSREVQVFEPYSILGLEPGASESEIKKSYRRLSIQYHPDKNPDPEAHTYFVESISKAYQALTDPISRENYEKYGHPDGRQGFQMGIALPKFLLNMDGASGGIMLLGIVGLCILFPLMIAVIYLSRSSKYTGNYVMHQTLSTYYYFMKPSLAPSKVMDVFIKAAEYMEMPVRRSDDEPLQKLFVAVRSELNLDLKNIRTEQAKFWKQHPSLVKMELLIQAHLTRESFALTPALVKDYRHMLELAPRLLEELVKIALLPRSPNGFGWLRPAIGVVELSQSIIQAVPLSARKAGGGNSEGIAPFLQLPHFTEATVKKIARKKIRAFQELCDMSEVERATLLTQVAGLSEEEARDVELVLEMIPTVEVDIKCETEGEEGIQEGDVVTMYAWVSLQRRSGLTAALPHAPFYPFHREENFWLLLADTASNEVWLSQKISFMDEATAITAASKAIQDTQEALGASPKEIGIAVREAVDRVKKGSRLVMGKFQAPSEGNHNLTSFCLCDAWIGCDSKTSFKLKVLKRSRAGTRTYVPEEGPVAEDGIEEEEEEEEEEYDDYESEYSEDEEEEKKKGKGKVANGAAHQRASSDIDSGSDD